In Marivivens aquimaris, one genomic interval encodes:
- a CDS encoding GREB1-related protein encodes MRDDFCAFILSNRRANTVLTYRAVRRCGYRGKVFVVIDDEDPTADDYFAKFGDDVLVFPKSEIEKTFDLADNFTNQKGSIIHARNACFHLAREQGYRYFIELDDDYNGFWTRFDANHYHGSWRIPDLDLVWSEMVEFLETTPAICVAMGQGGDYVGGAEGTLMKSIMSKRKAMNTLICDVEKPFTFVGRINEDVNTYVRAGIKGELMLSVLNVHVTQRQTQAASGGMTEIYQDGGTYIKSFYTVMMCPSCVKISDFGSAQRRIHHLIDWEKAAVKIVSDQHRKPD; translated from the coding sequence ATGCGGGATGACTTCTGCGCCTTCATCCTCTCGAACAGGCGCGCCAATACCGTTCTGACGTACCGTGCGGTTCGTCGCTGCGGGTATAGGGGGAAAGTCTTTGTCGTGATCGACGACGAGGATCCGACCGCCGACGACTACTTCGCCAAATTTGGTGACGACGTGCTGGTGTTCCCCAAGTCGGAGATCGAAAAGACCTTCGACCTGGCAGACAACTTCACGAACCAGAAGGGCAGCATCATCCACGCCAGAAACGCCTGCTTCCACCTCGCGAGGGAGCAGGGCTATCGCTACTTCATCGAGCTCGACGACGACTACAACGGTTTCTGGACGCGGTTCGACGCGAACCATTACCACGGCTCGTGGAGGATACCGGACCTTGATCTGGTCTGGAGCGAGATGGTCGAGTTCCTAGAGACCACGCCAGCGATCTGCGTCGCCATGGGGCAGGGTGGCGACTACGTCGGAGGTGCCGAAGGCACGCTGATGAAGTCCATCATGTCGAAGCGGAAGGCGATGAACACGCTGATCTGTGACGTCGAGAAGCCGTTCACCTTTGTGGGCCGGATCAATGAGGACGTGAACACATACGTTCGGGCTGGCATCAAGGGGGAACTGATGCTGTCTGTTCTCAACGTGCATGTCACCCAGCGCCAGACACAGGCTGCGTCAGGCGGGATGACTGAAATCTATCAAGATGGGGGAACGTACATCAAATCGTTCTACACGGTGATGATGTGTCCGTCCTGCGTCAAAATCTCTGACTTCGGTAGTGCCCAGCGTCGGATTCACCATCTGATCGACTGGGAAAAAGCAGCGGTGAAGATCGTATCCGATCAACACCGCAAGCCTGATTAG
- a CDS encoding terminase gpA endonuclease subunit, with protein sequence MRPAPKLEPDEWGAANRTYPPTSGVPGPRDPGLTPYMTPFSRAVASRLYPRVVNVTAAQSGKTETLLDVMGSRLDQQPVPIIYVGPSRDFVKDMFEPRVSALFDEAPDLGAKLLRGQADTKYVKIVSGVKLRLAYAGSTTSLKSDPFGLGLIDEYDEMSANVRGQGDPLGLTEARGDTYADTVTAVISTPSQGRVDTEVCPITGLIYWTKSDEEMVSSPIWRLFDGGTRHHWAWKCPHCERRFIPRSDLLQIAKGATPTQAKRDAFLICGHEDCGEPILEHHKTAMNATGIAIAPGQTVEEAERGVHVESDTWSMWTSGLCSPFKTFGERAQRLVRARLSGDPNKVQTVMNSQFGEIAMPVGDSQTPAWEAIMKRVLPYREGEFPAEAIRLFAAVDVQKHSLPFVIRAFGEKGKSWLVRHGELFGPTDQPEVWDDLFALMTGETYGDGMAVEHCFIDSGFRPDKPDGVNVHAVYEFCRRMPYLFTPTKGKDVQSKPFTMSTIDVKPDGTKRLFSIRLAILHTDYFKSLVFARIALEPNTPGAWHVHSDIDEDYCRQVTSEERAVVDGKPKWTRRSRNNHFLDCEAMVEACAFSRGVSRLPSGRREDDYDDEEAAPPRPQGGALSERARARAPAHETEPDPVEEERPRRRDRGSTKDRFAQRGRRLRQ encoded by the coding sequence ATGAGGCCGGCTCCAAAGCTCGAACCTGACGAGTGGGGCGCTGCGAACCGGACCTATCCCCCGACCTCGGGCGTGCCTGGTCCGCGCGATCCGGGCCTCACCCCGTACATGACGCCCTTCTCGCGTGCTGTTGCCTCGCGCCTATATCCCCGAGTGGTCAACGTCACCGCCGCGCAGTCTGGCAAAACCGAGACCCTGCTCGATGTAATGGGGTCGCGCCTCGATCAGCAGCCCGTTCCCATCATCTACGTTGGACCGAGCCGCGACTTCGTAAAGGATATGTTCGAGCCGCGCGTGTCCGCGCTATTCGATGAAGCGCCTGACCTTGGAGCGAAGCTGCTGCGAGGGCAGGCCGACACCAAGTACGTCAAGATCGTCAGCGGCGTTAAGCTCCGTCTCGCCTATGCCGGTTCGACCACCTCCCTGAAATCGGACCCGTTCGGCCTCGGCCTGATCGACGAATACGACGAAATGAGCGCCAACGTGCGCGGGCAGGGCGATCCTCTCGGCCTGACCGAAGCGCGCGGCGACACCTACGCCGATACCGTCACGGCTGTCATTTCGACGCCATCGCAGGGCCGTGTTGATACTGAGGTCTGCCCAATCACGGGTCTGATCTACTGGACCAAATCCGACGAGGAGATGGTCAGCAGCCCGATCTGGCGCCTGTTCGATGGCGGCACGCGTCACCACTGGGCGTGGAAGTGCCCTCACTGTGAACGGCGCTTCATTCCGCGGTCGGACCTGCTCCAGATCGCAAAGGGAGCCACGCCGACACAGGCCAAGCGGGACGCCTTCCTGATCTGCGGCCACGAGGATTGCGGCGAGCCGATCCTCGAACACCACAAGACAGCGATGAATGCCACGGGCATCGCCATCGCACCGGGCCAGACCGTCGAAGAGGCTGAGCGCGGTGTGCATGTCGAGTCCGATACGTGGTCTATGTGGACCTCGGGCCTTTGCTCCCCGTTCAAGACATTCGGGGAACGAGCGCAGCGCCTCGTTCGGGCTCGCCTCAGCGGCGACCCGAACAAGGTCCAGACCGTAATGAACAGCCAATTTGGCGAGATCGCCATGCCGGTTGGTGACAGCCAAACACCCGCTTGGGAAGCGATCATGAAGCGCGTCTTGCCATATCGAGAGGGTGAATTTCCGGCCGAGGCGATCCGCCTGTTCGCTGCTGTCGACGTCCAGAAGCACTCGCTGCCGTTCGTCATTCGGGCCTTTGGCGAGAAGGGCAAATCGTGGCTGGTGCGGCACGGCGAGCTGTTCGGTCCTACCGACCAGCCTGAGGTCTGGGATGACCTATTCGCGCTGATGACTGGCGAGACCTACGGCGACGGCATGGCGGTGGAACACTGTTTCATCGACTCCGGCTTCCGACCAGACAAGCCAGACGGCGTGAACGTCCACGCGGTCTACGAGTTCTGCCGCCGGATGCCCTATCTGTTCACCCCGACCAAGGGTAAAGATGTGCAGTCCAAGCCCTTCACGATGTCGACGATCGACGTGAAGCCCGACGGCACGAAGCGCCTGTTTTCGATCCGCCTTGCTATCCTTCACACCGACTATTTCAAGTCGCTGGTGTTTGCTCGGATCGCGCTCGAACCGAACACGCCGGGGGCTTGGCACGTCCACTCCGATATTGATGAGGACTACTGCCGTCAGGTCACATCGGAGGAGCGTGCCGTCGTCGACGGTAAACCGAAATGGACCCGCCGCAGCCGCAACAACCACTTCCTCGACTGTGAGGCCATGGTCGAGGCTTGCGCCTTCTCGCGTGGCGTCAGCCGTCTGCCCTCTGGGCGACGTGAGGATGACTACGACGATGAGGAGGCGGCACCGCCACGCCCGCAGGGCGGGGCGTTGTCGGAGCGCGCCAGAGCGCGCGCCCCTGCTCACGAAACTGAACCAGATCCCGTTGAGGAGGAACGCCCTCGTCGGCGGGACCGAGGCTCGACCAAGGACCGCTTTGCGCAGCGGGGACGACGCCTCCGCCAATAA